In Candidatus Zixiibacteriota bacterium, the genomic window AGCGATTCTGCCGGATCGCATTTAACCCGATCAAGCACAGATGTGAATGCGACGGAGTCGGGCTTGGCGGTTCCCGTCTCATCTGAGAAGGAGTGATCACTGAAGTACTCTGCGATCTGATACTTATCGAAAATCTTCCTGATGACAGTCCCCGGCGAGAAGCCTGTGTCGGACACGATCACGAGTGTGAATTCCTGAGCGAGTGCGTTCAGTCCGTCTTTGACATTCGGAGCGAGGGGAGGAGGGATTTCGAGGAGAGCATTCTGAACGTTGCAGACAAGATCGTCGAATCCGTTTCCATTCGGACTCAAGCCTACAAGATTCAGTTGATGCTCGAGTCGCTCTTTCGGCGTCATTAATCTCGCCTCCTCTCGATAGGTATTCCCGAAATGGAGGCTCGTATCGAGGTAGGCGGAGTCGAGAGCCGACTTGTCAGCAAAGCCTAGCTTTTCGGCATATTCACTTATAAGTTGTCGCCTTCTTGCAGAAACTGAGATCTCCGTATTGAAATCGAATACCGTCCCCCAGAGATCGACAGAAATGACACGAGTTTTCATAGAGTTGAAAATAGGAATACAGAGAGACTTCGCA contains:
- a CDS encoding HAD family hydrolase, translated to MKTRVISVDLWGTVFDFNTEISVSARRRQLISEYAEKLGFADKSALDSAYLDTSLHFGNTYREEARLMTPKERLEHQLNLVGLSPNGNGFDDLVCNVQNALLEIPPPLAPNVKDGLNALAQEFTLVIVSDTGFSPGTVIRKIFDKYQIAEYFSDHSFSDETGTAKPDSVAFTSVLDRVKCDPAESLHIGDTEWTDIKGASALGAKTCLYVGLNDEYLDGTKADHILRDWNDAPQLVKLIKAS